In Aegilops tauschii subsp. strangulata cultivar AL8/78 chromosome 3, Aet v6.0, whole genome shotgun sequence, one genomic interval encodes:
- the LOC109785083 gene encoding uncharacterized protein: MDVHSAPVAARRMWGYLRAVFFMMRKGKRKLLLGAHLLMKRRNKAVARSVANLLSHHHHHGGRALRRREYEFSCGDSPDPGSFSMRRLAFPCLGADADEPGRLRADPATPPRHMIEYYANAAAASPAPSSPGALMMMHEESGLALGEECTPAGMSPLVPGAADGGFSVRVSNFSSDEVDADQLGGEAVDDEAEEFIARFYAQLRRQNQTGLLPYYLQEAAA, from the coding sequence ATGGACGTGCACTCGGCGCCGGTGGCGGCGAGGCGGATGTGGGGGTACCTGCGGGCGGTCTTCTTCATGATGCGCAAGGGCAAGCGCAAGCTGCTCCTCGGCGCGCACCTCCTCATGAAGCGCCGCAACAAGGCCGTCGCCCGCTCCGTCGCCAACCTCCTctcccaccaccaccaccacggcGGCCGCGCGCTCCGCCGCCGCGAGTACGAGTTCTCCTGCGGCGACAGCCCCGACCCGGGCTCCTTCTCCATGCGCCGCCTCGCCTTCCCCTGCCTCGGCGCCGACGCCGACGAGCCCGGCCGCCTCCGCGCCGACCCCGCCACGCCGCCGCGGCACATGATCGAGTACTACGCCAACGCGGCGGCCGCGTCCCCCGCGCCGTCGTCGCCCGGGGCGCTGATGATGATGCACGAGGAGTCCGGGCTCGCGCTGGGGGAGGAATGCACGCCGGCGGGGATGTCGCCGCTGGTGCCCGGCGCGGCCGACGGCGGGTTCTCGGTGCGGGTGTCCAACTTCTCGTCGGACGAGGTCGACGCGGACCAGCTTGGAGGCGAGGCCGTGGACGACGAGGCGGAGGAGTTCATCGCCCGCTTCTACGCCCAGCTGCGCCgccaaaaccagaccgggctgctCCCATACTACCTCCAGGAAGCCGCCGCGTGA
- the LOC109785081 gene encoding pectinesterase inhibitor 10-like, which translates to MAPQSVAAFLRTRCATTLYRVTCYNTLIPYGCVFHTNPVRLARAAVDLNAAQLRALSTRVKEVVARGGMGQPGGPAYVLRDCAGTVSSAAGLARKSGDEIGKLDAAGSNATVTQVRWAISNAQTWLSAAMANEATCTEELAPWGGGAAAKELVAGTVIAMQSTSVALALVNGMPR; encoded by the coding sequence ATGGCACCGCAGTCAGTTGCAGCGTTCCTCCGCACGCGATGCGCCACCACGCTATACCGAGTGACCTGTTACAACACTCTCATCCCCTACGGCTGCGTGTTCCACACAAACCCGGTCAGGCTCGCCCGGGCCGCCGTCGACCTCAACGCGGCCCAGCTCCGCGCCCTCTCCACGCGCGTGAAGGAGGTCGTTGCCCGTGGCGGCATGGGCCAGCCGGGAGGACCCGCCTACGTGCTGCGGGACTGCGCGGGCACGGTGTCATCGGCGGCCGGGCTGGCCAGGAAATCGGGGGACGAGATCGGCAAGCTCGACGCGGCGGGGAGCAATGCGACCGTGACTCAGGTCAGGTGGGCGATCTCCAACGCACAGACGTGGCTCAGCGCGGCCATGGCCAACGAGGCCACATGCACCGAAGAGCTTGCCCCatggggcggcggcgccgccgccaAGGAGCTTGTGGCCGGGACGGTGATTGCCATGCAAAGCACGAGCGTCGCCCTCGCGCTGGTCAATGGCATGCCACGCTAA